Proteins encoded in a region of the Marinomonas maritima genome:
- the gcvP gene encoding aminomethyl-transferring glycine dehydrogenase produces MTSCIRDLLNNDEFIARHIGPDASEQAKMLATIGINTLPELIQKTVPEAIRQANLDLSASPVSENEALVQLKAIAKHNKVARSFIGMGYHDTHVPSPILRNLLENPGWYTAYTPYQPEISQGRLEALLNFQQVIIDLTGMEISNASLLDEATAAAEAMTLMKRSNRKKSDFLFVASHCLPQTIDVIKTRAELLEINVIVDDIVNFSNHDVFGAVLQYPGIDGTVTDLAPVIEQAHEQGALVSIAVDLLSLVLLKSPGDMGADIVFGSAQRFGVPMGFGGPHAAFLATKDAFKRSMPGRVIGVSKDSHGKPALRMAMQTREQHIRREKATSNICTAQALLAMMAGFYAVYHGPDGLKKIANRVAALTNCFAKAIQQQGFTTNSSYFDTVVVNTGDQTDSIMAKGAAKLMNFHKVSESQVSIALNETITPNDLIDLAECFGATLTLEDITNADAAYGFDASLLRQDAILTHPVFNSHHSETELMRYMHQLEVKDIALNQSMIPLGSCTMKLNAASEMIPVTWAEFGRIHPFAPSNQVAGYHTLLQELIDMLSKATGYDTVSLQPNSGAQGEYAGLIAIDKYHKSRGDHDRDICLIPSSAHGTNPASAALAGMKVVIVKCDVDGNIDLVDLTAKAEKHAAQLSCIMATYPSTHGVFEEHIREVCDIVHKFGGQVYIDGANLNALVGVAPPGSFGGDVSHLNLHKTFCIPHGGGGPGMGPIGVKSHLAPFLPGHAVTPVMGMTEQHGAVSAAPYGSASILVITWMYIKMMGDRGLRDATFNAILNANYIAKRLGEHYPVLYTGKNGTVAHECIIDIRPLKAESGISEEDIAKRLMDFGFHAPTMSFPVAGTLMIEPTESENLDELDRFCDSMIQIRQEISKVQAGEWLLEDNPLVNAPHTADSLLNIEWAHAYSRKEAAYPLPWIKGRKYWPPVGRIDNVYGDRNLFCECPPIDSYED; encoded by the coding sequence ATGACTTCGTGCATCCGCGATTTGTTAAACAATGATGAGTTTATTGCTCGCCATATTGGCCCTGACGCATCAGAACAAGCCAAAATGCTAGCAACAATCGGCATAAACACGCTTCCTGAACTGATTCAAAAAACGGTTCCTGAAGCCATTCGTCAAGCAAATCTAGACCTTTCAGCCAGCCCTGTAAGTGAAAACGAAGCACTTGTGCAACTAAAGGCCATCGCAAAACACAACAAAGTAGCGCGCTCTTTTATTGGTATGGGTTATCACGACACACACGTACCATCTCCTATTTTACGTAACTTGTTAGAAAATCCAGGCTGGTACACGGCGTACACACCTTACCAACCAGAAATATCTCAAGGTCGATTGGAAGCACTACTAAACTTCCAACAAGTCATCATCGATTTAACTGGCATGGAAATCTCAAACGCCTCTTTACTAGATGAGGCGACGGCGGCAGCCGAAGCAATGACGCTTATGAAGCGTTCAAATCGCAAAAAGAGCGACTTTCTTTTTGTAGCAAGCCATTGCCTGCCACAAACCATCGACGTTATTAAAACGCGCGCTGAACTGTTAGAAATCAACGTCATTGTTGACGATATTGTTAATTTTTCGAATCACGATGTATTTGGCGCCGTGCTTCAATACCCAGGCATTGACGGTACGGTGACAGACTTAGCACCTGTTATTGAGCAAGCTCATGAACAAGGTGCGTTAGTCAGTATCGCCGTCGACCTTCTTTCTCTTGTGCTATTAAAATCGCCTGGCGACATGGGCGCAGACATTGTGTTTGGTTCTGCGCAACGCTTTGGCGTACCAATGGGATTTGGTGGACCACACGCGGCATTCCTAGCAACAAAAGACGCATTCAAACGCTCTATGCCAGGTCGCGTTATTGGCGTATCTAAAGACAGCCACGGAAAACCTGCTCTTCGTATGGCAATGCAAACTCGCGAACAACACATTCGCCGCGAAAAAGCGACATCAAACATTTGTACCGCTCAAGCACTACTTGCCATGATGGCCGGCTTCTATGCGGTTTACCATGGTCCAGATGGTCTTAAGAAAATTGCTAATCGCGTTGCCGCTTTGACAAATTGCTTTGCTAAAGCCATTCAACAACAAGGCTTCACTACCAACTCAAGTTACTTTGACACCGTGGTTGTAAACACCGGCGATCAAACCGACAGCATCATGGCAAAAGGCGCTGCGAAGTTAATGAACTTCCACAAAGTCTCTGAAAGCCAAGTGTCGATTGCTTTAAACGAAACCATTACACCTAATGATCTTATCGATTTGGCCGAATGCTTCGGGGCAACATTAACGCTAGAAGACATCACCAATGCTGACGCCGCTTACGGATTTGATGCCTCACTATTGCGCCAAGATGCTATTTTGACTCACCCTGTTTTTAACAGTCATCACAGTGAAACCGAGTTGATGCGTTACATGCACCAACTAGAAGTAAAAGACATTGCGCTTAATCAAAGCATGATTCCTCTTGGTTCGTGCACCATGAAATTGAACGCAGCGTCTGAGATGATTCCGGTTACTTGGGCAGAATTTGGTCGAATCCACCCATTTGCACCAAGTAATCAAGTTGCTGGCTACCATACTTTATTGCAAGAGCTTATCGATATGCTCTCTAAAGCGACGGGCTATGACACCGTCTCTTTACAGCCAAACTCTGGCGCCCAAGGAGAATATGCAGGTCTAATTGCCATCGACAAATACCACAAATCTCGTGGTGATCATGATCGCGACATTTGCTTGATTCCAAGCTCTGCTCACGGCACCAACCCTGCTTCTGCTGCATTGGCAGGCATGAAGGTGGTTATCGTCAAATGCGACGTGGATGGCAACATTGATTTAGTTGACCTTACTGCAAAAGCAGAAAAACATGCAGCACAACTAAGCTGCATCATGGCAACCTACCCCTCTACACACGGCGTATTTGAAGAACACATTCGCGAAGTGTGTGACATTGTTCACAAGTTTGGCGGCCAAGTGTACATTGATGGTGCCAATCTTAACGCATTGGTTGGTGTTGCTCCTCCGGGCAGCTTTGGTGGCGATGTATCTCACCTTAACCTACATAAAACCTTCTGTATTCCACATGGCGGCGGCGGCCCTGGCATGGGACCAATTGGCGTTAAATCACACCTTGCTCCTTTCCTACCTGGACATGCGGTTACGCCAGTCATGGGCATGACAGAACAGCACGGCGCCGTGTCTGCGGCCCCTTATGGCAGCGCAAGTATCCTTGTTATCACTTGGATGTACATTAAAATGATGGGGGACAGAGGCTTACGTGACGCGACCTTCAACGCCATTTTGAACGCCAACTACATAGCCAAACGCCTAGGCGAGCACTACCCAGTGCTGTATACAGGCAAAAACGGCACAGTTGCCCACGAATGTATTATTGATATTCGCCCACTAAAAGCAGAATCAGGCATCAGTGAAGAAGACATCGCAAAACGCTTGATGGATTTCGGTTTTCACGCGCCAACTATGTCTTTCCCTGTTGCTGGCACATTGATGATCGAACCTACTGAATCCGAAAATCTAGATGAGCTAGATCGCTTCTGTGACTCCATGATTCAGATTCGTCAAGAGATCAGCAAAGTACAAGCCGGCGAATGGCTGCTAGAAGACAACCCTTTAGTGAATGCACCACACACCGCAGACAGTCTTCTTAATATCGAATGGGCCCACGCCTATTCACGCAAAGAAGCAGCTTACCCATTACCTTGGATCAAAGGCCGTAAATACTGGCCACCCGTTGGCCGTATAGACAACGTCTATGGTGATCGTAATTTGTTCTGTGAATGCCCACCGATCGACAGCTACGAAGATTAA
- the gcvH gene encoding glycine cleavage system protein GcvH: MSTIPENLKYAGSHEWVLDNGDGTVTVGITDHAQDLLGDVVYVELPEVGAEVTATEQFSLVESVKAASDIYAPVSGEIIAVNDDLNDTPELINEVPFEGAWIAKIKLSDAADLDKLLDAAGYSATIE; the protein is encoded by the coding sequence ATGAGCACTATCCCAGAAAATCTAAAATACGCCGGTTCTCATGAATGGGTACTAGACAACGGTGACGGTACAGTAACTGTTGGTATTACTGACCATGCACAAGACCTACTAGGCGATGTTGTATATGTTGAATTACCAGAAGTAGGCGCAGAAGTTACCGCTACTGAGCAGTTTTCGCTCGTAGAATCCGTAAAGGCTGCTTCAGATATTTATGCTCCTGTTAGTGGTGAAATCATCGCTGTCAACGACGACCTAAATGATACACCAGAGTTGATCAACGAAGTGCCTTTTGAAGGTGCTTGGATTGCAAAAATCAAGCTTAGTGACGCCGCTGACCTTGATAAACTACTTGACGCTGCAGGCTATTCAGCCACTATCGAATAG
- the glyA gene encoding serine hydroxymethyltransferase, which produces MVNTDAFFSQTLAERDPELFATIVAEEERQEIGIELIASENITSKAVLEAQGSVLTNKYAEGYPHRRYYGGCEAVDVTEQLAIDRAKQLFNCEFANVQPHSGAQANGAVMLALLQPGDTILGMSLDAGGHLTHGARPAQSGKWFNAVQYQVHPDTLLIDYDAIEAQALECKPKMIIAGGSAIPRVIDFKRFREIADKVGAYLFVDMAHIAGLVATGAHPSPLPHAHVVTTTTHKTLRGPRGGMILSNDLDLGKKINSAVFPGYQGGPLMHVIAGKAVAFGEALKPEFKVYIDQVVANAKVLAEVMIERGCDIVTGGTDNHLMLVDLRPKGIKGNMADKALERAGITCNKNGIPFDTEKPMITSGIRIGTPAATSRGFGIEEFRQVGHLISDVIDGLVAMPEGNPEVEARVLAEVKELCKRFPLYR; this is translated from the coding sequence ATGGTCAACACCGATGCTTTTTTCAGCCAAACGTTAGCTGAACGAGATCCAGAGCTTTTTGCAACGATTGTTGCAGAAGAAGAACGCCAAGAAATCGGCATTGAATTGATTGCTTCTGAAAACATTACTTCAAAAGCAGTCTTGGAAGCTCAAGGCTCAGTTCTTACCAACAAATACGCTGAGGGTTATCCGCATCGTCGCTACTATGGCGGCTGTGAAGCGGTAGATGTGACAGAACAGCTTGCGATTGACCGAGCTAAACAACTTTTCAACTGTGAATTTGCCAACGTGCAACCTCACTCCGGCGCCCAAGCAAATGGTGCAGTAATGCTCGCACTACTTCAGCCAGGCGACACTATTCTTGGTATGTCTTTAGACGCTGGTGGTCATTTAACGCATGGAGCACGCCCTGCACAATCAGGAAAGTGGTTTAATGCCGTTCAATACCAAGTTCACCCTGACACATTATTGATTGATTACGATGCCATTGAAGCGCAGGCACTGGAATGCAAACCGAAAATGATCATCGCAGGTGGTTCAGCTATACCTCGAGTTATAGACTTCAAGCGTTTTCGTGAAATTGCTGACAAAGTTGGCGCTTATTTGTTTGTTGATATGGCTCACATTGCTGGTCTTGTTGCGACAGGTGCTCATCCATCTCCGCTTCCTCACGCGCATGTTGTAACAACCACAACACACAAAACACTTCGTGGCCCGCGCGGTGGTATGATTCTTTCCAACGACCTTGATCTTGGTAAGAAAATAAATTCTGCCGTTTTTCCAGGCTATCAAGGCGGCCCACTGATGCACGTCATCGCGGGTAAAGCAGTTGCCTTTGGCGAAGCCTTAAAACCTGAGTTCAAAGTGTATATCGATCAAGTAGTTGCGAACGCTAAAGTATTGGCAGAAGTGATGATTGAACGCGGTTGCGATATCGTTACAGGTGGAACAGACAATCATTTAATGCTTGTTGACTTGCGCCCTAAGGGCATCAAAGGCAACATGGCCGACAAAGCACTAGAACGTGCCGGCATCACCTGCAATAAAAACGGTATCCCATTTGATACTGAAAAACCAATGATCACCTCTGGTATCCGTATTGGTACACCAGCAGCGACGTCACGTGGCTTTGGTATAGAAGAGTTCCGTCAAGTTGGTCATCTAATCAGTGACGTAATCGATGGCTTGGTGGCAATGCCAGAAGGCAATCCAGAAGTAGAAGCTCGCGTACTCGCAGAAGTAAAAGAACTTTGCAAGCGCTTCCCACTTTACCGCTAA
- the gcvT gene encoding glycine cleavage system aminomethyltransferase GcvT, with protein sequence MKRTALYDQHIASGARMVEFAGYEMPVQYPLGVMKEHLWVRENAGLFDVSHMGQVMLRGETVKSSLEAILPVDVVDLAEGMQRYGMFTTVEGGITDDLMFANWGDDVFMVVNAACKEQDIAYLRSSLVGCDVEVIDNRALLAIQGPKAREVFARMVPDVLSMTFMQSTKLVWQGVELWVSCSGYTGEDGYEVSVPNDHADAFASALLAFAEVEWIGLGARDSLRLEAGLCLYGHDIDTNTTPVEASINWAIQKVRRLDGERAGGFPGADIILPQFANKPARKRVGYLVDGRAPVREGVDIVDAAGNVQGVVTSGGFSPTLAQPIVMAYVSTSLLGADKPLFASVRGKSIPLTLTTMPFVPSRYYRG encoded by the coding sequence ATGAAACGTACAGCTTTGTATGATCAACATATCGCTTCTGGTGCCAGAATGGTTGAATTTGCAGGTTATGAAATGCCTGTTCAATATCCCCTTGGAGTCATGAAGGAGCACTTATGGGTTCGCGAGAATGCGGGGTTGTTTGATGTCTCGCACATGGGACAAGTGATGTTAAGGGGGGAGACTGTAAAGTCATCTCTTGAGGCAATTCTGCCGGTCGATGTTGTTGATTTGGCGGAAGGTATGCAGCGTTACGGTATGTTCACAACAGTCGAGGGCGGCATTACAGATGATTTGATGTTTGCGAACTGGGGTGACGATGTCTTTATGGTCGTAAATGCGGCCTGTAAAGAACAGGACATTGCTTATCTGAGGTCATCTTTGGTAGGTTGTGATGTGGAAGTTATTGATAATCGAGCATTATTAGCTATTCAAGGACCAAAAGCTCGCGAAGTATTTGCTAGAATGGTACCCGATGTTTTGTCTATGACATTTATGCAAAGCACCAAGCTGGTTTGGCAAGGAGTTGAACTTTGGGTAAGTTGCTCTGGTTATACTGGCGAAGATGGTTACGAAGTTTCAGTACCAAATGACCATGCTGATGCATTTGCGAGTGCATTGTTGGCTTTTGCTGAAGTCGAATGGATTGGTCTTGGTGCACGTGATTCGTTGCGTCTTGAAGCTGGTTTGTGTCTATATGGTCACGACATTGACACTAACACTACACCAGTAGAAGCTTCTATTAATTGGGCAATCCAAAAAGTACGTCGTTTGGATGGTGAGCGTGCTGGTGGTTTTCCTGGTGCTGATATTATATTGCCGCAATTTGCGAATAAACCAGCTAGGAAGCGTGTTGGTTATTTGGTGGATGGGCGTGCGCCAGTTCGCGAAGGTGTTGATATAGTCGATGCGGCTGGTAATGTTCAAGGGGTCGTGACAAGCGGTGGTTTCTCGCCAACGCTCGCGCAACCTATAGTCATGGCTTATGTATCTACTTCGTTGCTTGGTGCTGATAAACCATTGTTTGCCAGCGTAAGAGGTAAGAGTATTCCGTTGACGCTAACGACGATGCCTTTCGTGCCTTCACGCTATTATCGCGGTTAA
- a CDS encoding elongation factor P hydroxylase: MTDVKQLIEAFSACFLSSFNTRLVGGAAEPLYLPAQSDIPATVYFRFDYLSSALHEVSHWCLAGHERRCLEDYGYWYESDSRDLSTQLEFERVEVRPQAVECILHWVAGLPFRVSVDNLSLPDYDARHFEKAVMAQVGEYIISGLPERVELFAGCLFKQHSSDLVLGEFLKRQYEDYCR; the protein is encoded by the coding sequence TTGACAGATGTAAAGCAGCTGATTGAAGCTTTTAGTGCTTGTTTCCTTTCAAGTTTTAATACCCGCCTTGTAGGTGGTGCCGCCGAGCCGCTTTATTTGCCCGCTCAGTCTGATATTCCGGCGACCGTTTATTTTCGTTTTGATTATCTTTCTAGTGCGCTGCATGAAGTGAGTCATTGGTGTCTTGCTGGACATGAAAGACGGTGTTTGGAGGATTATGGTTATTGGTATGAATCTGATTCTCGTGACTTGTCTACTCAGTTAGAGTTTGAGCGAGTCGAGGTGAGGCCTCAAGCGGTTGAATGTATATTGCATTGGGTGGCTGGGCTGCCCTTTCGTGTCAGTGTCGATAATTTATCCCTGCCTGATTATGATGCTAGGCATTTTGAAAAGGCTGTTATGGCTCAGGTGGGTGAATATATAATCTCTGGACTTCCTGAAAGGGTTGAGTTGTTTGCAGGGTGTTTATTCAAACAACATAGTTCTGATCTGGTATTAGGTGAGTTTTTAAAGCGACAGTATGAAGATTATTGCAGATGA
- a CDS encoding 4-phosphoerythronate dehydrogenase, which translates to MKIIADENMPNAEALFSHLGTVELVNGRALTHDQVKNADVLLVRSVTKVTRDLLEDSSVRFVGSATIGVDHIDLQYLAEANVAFSSAPGCNAEAVADYVFSGLSYLYLTKGLPWLSKKIGIIGYGNVGKSVYERFAKMGCQVCVYDPLKEGSDSSVNFVSLVDVLACDVISLHAPLTHSGDYPTKGMLGAEALSQLSAGAAIISAGRGGVIDEPALIERHTQLNGDLHLVLDVWDNEPNINRELVSISDIATPHIAGYSKQGREKGTWMVYQALCQYLKLNAPCISSKDAMSDGWLSAIRVRGGEPQEEMLARSIHAIYDVARDDARLRFKYRENKENNVFDWLRKHYIERDELNTCLMSADISIAHNLFGAAGFSVNNK; encoded by the coding sequence ATGAAGATTATTGCAGATGAAAATATGCCGAATGCGGAAGCTCTCTTTTCACATTTAGGCACCGTTGAATTGGTTAATGGACGAGCGTTAACGCATGATCAGGTGAAGAATGCGGATGTGCTTTTGGTCAGATCTGTAACGAAGGTAACCCGAGATCTTCTTGAAGATAGTTCTGTTCGTTTTGTTGGAAGTGCCACAATCGGCGTGGATCATATTGACCTGCAATATCTTGCGGAGGCGAATGTTGCTTTCAGTAGTGCTCCTGGGTGTAACGCGGAAGCGGTTGCTGATTATGTTTTCAGTGGCTTGAGTTATCTTTATCTAACGAAGGGTCTTCCTTGGTTAAGCAAAAAAATTGGCATCATTGGATATGGTAATGTGGGTAAGTCTGTTTACGAGCGCTTTGCCAAAATGGGATGTCAGGTCTGTGTTTATGATCCATTAAAGGAGGGTTCCGACAGCTCGGTCAATTTTGTTTCTTTGGTTGATGTATTGGCTTGCGATGTTATCTCACTGCATGCCCCCTTAACGCATTCAGGAGATTATCCGACAAAGGGGATGTTGGGAGCGGAAGCATTAAGTCAATTGTCTGCTGGCGCTGCTATTATTTCGGCTGGACGAGGTGGTGTTATCGATGAACCTGCCTTGATTGAGCGTCATACTCAGCTGAACGGTGATCTACATTTAGTATTAGATGTTTGGGATAATGAGCCCAATATTAATCGGGAGTTGGTTTCTATTTCCGATATCGCTACTCCTCATATTGCTGGATATAGCAAGCAGGGTCGTGAAAAAGGCACATGGATGGTGTATCAGGCTTTGTGCCAATATTTGAAATTAAATGCTCCCTGCATAAGTAGTAAAGATGCAATGAGTGATGGTTGGCTTTCGGCTATTCGTGTGCGTGGAGGTGAGCCGCAAGAGGAAATGCTGGCTCGAAGCATTCATGCGATCTATGATGTTGCAAGAGATGATGCTCGCTTACGCTTTAAGTATCGGGAAAATAAAGAAAATAATGTCTTCGATTGGTTGCGAAAGCATTACATTGAAAGAGATGAGTTAAATACGTGCTTAATGAGCGCTGATATCAGTATTGCGCACAACCTTTTTGGTGCTGCCGGTTTTTCGGTAAATAATAAATAG
- a CDS encoding flagellar brake protein, translated as MAGVMQVDLGDLEVPIGTNVQLEFISPPGRYMVKVLGNIPRSSLILSSPRLNGKNILVRDSQVVNVRLMLSTHVCAFSSKVAKSYMEPAAHLHIAYPSYVETSEVRQAVRVETRLISNVEPNSSATTISAASSSIIIDLSLGGAKLISKEDFGSVNQTMRLVCSVKIGPYNHILKLDCEIRSQEIQMLEQVQAGLVDNDFLTRMGVEYFYVYGIRFVELAKEAGIPLMAFILDTQRNRAK; from the coding sequence ATGGCTGGAGTAATGCAGGTTGATCTGGGAGATCTTGAAGTGCCAATAGGGACAAATGTTCAGTTGGAGTTTATTTCTCCTCCAGGGCGTTACATGGTGAAAGTCCTTGGTAATATTCCAAGAAGTTCGCTAATTTTGTCTAGTCCTAGGTTAAATGGGAAAAATATTCTCGTAAGAGACAGTCAGGTCGTAAATGTTCGATTAATGTTAAGTACGCATGTTTGCGCCTTTTCTAGTAAAGTTGCAAAAAGCTATATGGAGCCAGCTGCTCACTTGCACATCGCTTACCCAAGCTATGTCGAAACATCTGAAGTTCGTCAGGCTGTTCGAGTTGAGACTCGTTTAATATCGAATGTTGAACCAAATAGTTCCGCAACAACAATCAGCGCGGCTTCTTCTTCTATCATTATTGATTTGAGTCTTGGTGGCGCTAAACTGATATCTAAAGAAGATTTTGGTTCGGTTAACCAGACAATGCGTTTGGTGTGTAGTGTAAAAATAGGGCCTTATAATCATATTCTAAAGCTAGACTGTGAAATTAGGTCGCAAGAAATTCAAATGCTTGAGCAGGTCCAAGCTGGTTTAGTAGACAATGATTTTTTAACTCGAATGGGCGTGGAATATTTTTATGTCTATGGTATTCGTTTTGTTGAGCTTGCGAAGGAAGCGGGTATTCCTTTGATGGCATTTATTTTAGATACGCAGCGTAATAGGGCAAAATAA
- a CDS encoding NAD(P)(+) transhydrogenase (Re/Si-specific) subunit beta, translated as MNFGIMTAAYIGASALFIMALAGLSHQESARRGNIYGMLGMMLAIVVTITGAVTDNYPLLLLGIVPGSLIGWLLAKRVEMTKMPELVAILHSLVGLAAVFVGFANALSHGEYDSLVAQRIHDVETALGIFIGAVTFTGSLVAYLKLSGKVSGKPLRLPARHLLNLFICIAEVYLIIQFAQAGAEEGINYLAIITLLALLFGAHLVVAIGGADMPVVVSMLNSYSGWAAAAMGFMLGNDLLIVIGALVGSSGAILSYIMCRAMNRKFLNVILGGIGGGKPTKASANASTGNQGSIIEIQAEEAAQALADAKEVMILPGYGMAVAQAQHTVYEITKKLQDKGVNVRFGIHPVAGRMPGHMNVLLAEARVPYDIVYEMDEINGDFKNVDVSIVIGANDIVNPAANEEPDSPIAGMPVLEPWHGKQTIVLKRGMSRGYAGVENPLFFKENTRMLFGDAKQSVEALLKHLS; from the coding sequence ATGAATTTCGGAATAATGACAGCCGCCTATATAGGGGCAAGCGCGTTGTTTATCATGGCCTTAGCCGGATTGAGCCATCAAGAAAGCGCTAGACGTGGAAATATTTACGGTATGCTAGGAATGATGCTAGCAATCGTCGTTACCATTACTGGCGCTGTAACCGATAACTACCCATTACTTTTACTGGGGATTGTCCCTGGCAGCCTTATTGGTTGGTTACTAGCAAAACGCGTTGAAATGACAAAAATGCCTGAGCTTGTAGCCATACTGCACAGCTTAGTTGGTTTAGCCGCTGTATTTGTTGGGTTTGCTAATGCATTAAGTCATGGGGAATACGACTCTCTAGTCGCACAACGCATTCACGATGTTGAAACGGCCCTAGGTATTTTCATCGGCGCAGTGACTTTTACTGGCTCACTCGTCGCTTATTTAAAGCTAAGTGGAAAAGTATCTGGCAAACCACTGAGGTTACCGGCACGCCACCTACTAAACCTATTTATCTGTATCGCTGAAGTCTATTTGATTATTCAATTTGCTCAAGCGGGTGCCGAAGAAGGCATCAATTACTTAGCTATTATTACCCTACTCGCTTTGCTATTTGGTGCGCATTTGGTTGTTGCCATTGGTGGTGCAGATATGCCTGTTGTGGTTTCTATGCTTAACAGTTATTCAGGATGGGCCGCCGCTGCAATGGGCTTTATGCTAGGCAATGACCTACTTATCGTTATCGGTGCATTAGTAGGTAGCAGTGGTGCTATTTTAAGCTACATCATGTGTCGTGCAATGAATCGTAAATTCCTCAATGTCATCCTCGGCGGCATTGGTGGCGGCAAACCAACTAAAGCATCCGCCAATGCATCCACAGGAAATCAGGGAAGCATTATCGAAATTCAAGCAGAAGAAGCGGCTCAAGCACTGGCTGATGCCAAAGAAGTGATGATCTTACCAGGCTACGGCATGGCTGTTGCTCAAGCCCAGCACACGGTTTATGAGATTACGAAGAAGCTTCAAGACAAAGGCGTAAATGTTCGCTTTGGCATCCACCCTGTCGCTGGACGTATGCCGGGACACATGAATGTGTTGCTAGCTGAAGCAAGAGTGCCTTATGATATTGTTTACGAAATGGATGAAATCAACGGTGACTTTAAAAATGTTGATGTGTCTATTGTTATAGGTGCAAACGACATTGTTAATCCAGCCGCCAATGAAGAACCAGACAGCCCTATTGCCGGCATGCCGGTATTAGAGCCATGGCATGGCAAACAAACTATTGTCCTTAAGCGCGGTATGAGCCGAGGTTATGCTGGTGTTGAAAACCCTCTATTTTTCAAAGAGAATACACGCATGTTATTTGGTGATGCCAAACAAAGCGTGGAGGCATTGTTAAAACACCTATCTTAA